TTGAAATTTCTTCTTGTAAATTTTGATGAATGCTCGTTACACTTAACTCGGTATTCAAACACTCTTGTTTGAACATAAAAATCCATTATCCCAGGAAGGACAAGTAAATCTCGTTAGTCAAGTTTAGCCTTCCACACTCCATAATTTATGTACTGCACATCAGTTTATTCATTTGTCTGATGATAAATTTATCTGGAAAAACTTTGTCAAATTTCAATAATTAATctataaacttttttttaggGTGAAGATcagatgtctcaacatgataaggAAATATGATAATTGATAAGTCTCCAATGAGTTTGTGCGGAACAATTCACCTAGATGCCAAGAATTCATCAAATTGAAAGGTAGATTCCATCTGAACTTAATTTCTTGGCACAAAATGGAGTCCTTTGAGTTTGTTGGCAATTCATTGTCAAGTGAATTCTGAAATATGTGAGTATGATGGACTTTCTGATGAATCTTTTCTTCTTATGTATTAATATTATGTATGAATATCTAAATGTTGAAAAGTTGTAAGATATAAATTCTACAAAGATAGGATACATCTACACGTTTTGCATTATTTTCATATGGTCTATGTTCAGGCTAGGTATCTAGATATGTTATCAAAAGCTTTCTAGTAATACTAGCCTGTTAGTGTTTGATAAAGCAATATTATGCTTTTTTTATACCTAATTACTTAATTAAAAGACTTTCCTTTAGCATGTTATTTAAGTCTCGATAAGTATGCAATTAagagttcaatccttgcttgttGCTTCAATTCCCCTGCCAGTTGATATATTAGTCTTGACAACCTTATCTACCTGAATTTTGAAGTCTTTCTTATAATGTTATGATTAGTGTGCATCAGAATTTAATTTGAAGCTCTAAATTTGGAGATTGACCAAAATATCTTAGGTTAATGAGATATCTGTCTTAACCTCTTAGAGTCCATATACCCTACAAGCTTATAGGTTATCTATAAATTGTTTAGGGGTTTGATATATATGCAGTGTATTGAGCCAACTTTGATGTTCTATAATATTTACTGTTTAtttcagacttttctttggtcttCTTCAACCGCACTCATTTTGTTAAGAACTGGTAAATGGCCAgagtcttcttcttcaccatcaatTCATTCTGTTCATATGGCTTAATTATTAGTTCCCAACTGATTTCAACTGTATTTGTAGTTTGGGATTGGAATTTACTGTATGGAAATTATTTGACTGCAATTTACATCAAAAGCTCTAAACTTTATGATattttaagttttgtttatcATGGGGAAAAAATTCGGCCCATAATTTGCACATAAAAACCATATAGCACATGATATATACTAAATTTTACTTTTCATAATAAGTAAAATAATGATTACGTATGAATTGATTTTTAATACGATCCCTCCATCTTTTCCCCTTCCATAATGAAGTAACAAAACATTTTTGCACacatttttcttcatcttcatgaaTGAAGCCCAATATAGAATTTTAAAAGGAATATTTATGTAACCTTCTTTAGCCATGGGATATAAGAGGTGGGGATGGGGGAAGAGatcaggtggtggtggtgacctTGTGGGATCCATCCATGGAGTTGTGCTGATGGGGCCTACTCATCTGATGTTAGCACTTGATAGCAAGTAGTcaatcacaattcacaaacaTTGAATCAGTGGGCCAATGCAGGACACAACATCAATGCTATTTTTGGAAAAGACAACATAAGTTATAACATCTATATTTGCAAATGTGTCAGATGAACAGGATAATAAACCTTACATCACATGATCCCCTTTAATACTTAAACTCAACCCACAGAGAGGAAATTTTGCATCAGTTATTTTGTTGGCTAGCTGTGTTAACTCTTGGCTAACGTGTCTAGAGAGTTACTTTTCATGAAAAATCACCACTCAGTAGTAGTACCTTCCTTGAATGATTGGAAGCTAGTGGAAAGGGTGAAAGAAAAGGACTTGAAAatcttatataaaaaaaaaaggctttattgcacttttggtccccaactaTTGTCATCCTgcaaaaaacgtcctccaactatacatgttgttgcacttttggtctcccGTTTGCCTttcgtgagaaaactaacgtgagaaaCTGGTGTGGCTCCCTCACGtgtgtctcacgtgacttttttcagagagcttgatgactggacaagtcacatgcttctcacgtgactctaaaagACTCCAACGGTTATGAAATTGCAAACCCTAATTAGACCTGATTATCCccttttagagtcacgtgagaagcagGTGACTTGTacagtcatcaagctctctaaagaaagtcacgtgagacacgcgtgagggagccacatcagcttctcacgttagttttctcacggaaggcaaacggcagaccaaaagtgcaatgccatgtatagttggaggacgttttttgctaattttgaagtttggggacgattttcacaggaaggcaatagttgggggaccaaaattgcaattaagcctaaaaaaaggACTTGAAAATCTAAGATGAAGCCCCAAAATAGAAACCAGTTAGTGACCTTTCTACCGCTAGTTTTTAACTTTGATTGCCACATGTAACCAAAAGAACAATAATGTTTGATATATGATGTGAGATATAAAGAGAACTAAGATAAGTAACATATGATgtgatatataattaaaaaaaatagaaacaaaaatggTGTATGTTGATGTATATGTTATTTTGTGGTCTACCAATctgatagagaaaaaaaaactagattTTAACTCAGTATACGTTTATTTCTCACAAACAAGATTCCATAcatgtaaataaataaatagtaagagtttaatgaatatgcaTTATCAGTGACAACTAATCACAACATGCCACGTAGAAGAaagaataattttcattttaaattttattttaaacaaaGATATGTTTTATGATATGGTGGAATTCAATTAAATAACTGTGTAAAATCtgtttacactgacagtgtatATCCCTTTatggatagctcaagtggtaggagccggggacatatgggttgggtaggggggtccagggatcgattcctggcgggtgtaatttatctttccaatgtagcaaaaaaaaaatagtaaagcAAATTTTTTGGGTATTTATATTGtatttcatcataatcaattttgaataTAAGAATATaaactttttcctaaaatctgaatcaaatcaatttttttttccaaacaaaCACTTAATTTTACTTCAAGAAAAACATCTAACCAAAAAATCACTTTGAATCATAAACTACAATTTATTGCTTTTGAAATGATGTGCTTTGAGGTGTGCACTAACTACACATCTAAACATACAAATAGTAAGTTAGACTAGTTTTAAGTTTACcagaaatccaaacacataTCCAACTGCAGCTCAATTCGTTGTCCCAAAGGTATATTCTATTATTCGTTCTTGGTGAATGAGATAGAAAAAAACTTTTGCTCCTACTCAAGAACATAAGTTTCTTTGCCTAAGAAGGAAAAACTTGGGACACAAATTACCTCTACAGCTTAGAAAGGACATTGAGAGATTGATAGTGATGTTGAAACAAAGCATTGATTGAATTGATCATTGAAGTACTCATGGTACTTATTACATGTATATAAGCTACATGAATTACAATGGAAACTTctaaaaaagcaaaaaaagtaAAAGCCTCATCTTCCTCAGTTTctggaaaaataaaaactgacCAACCactttaaaaacttgggtcttcgGAGAGGGCTCTGTTGTCTCTGTCTCTGTGCTATCTGTTTGTGTATTTTTTGTATGTGTATTTCTACAAGATACTGTTATTTTGTTTATACAACAACAAATTTTAGAGCAATTTAGAACTGTGAAATGCAACGTCTATGGTAAGCTCTATTGttgttctgtttcttttgtttgGTCTCTTCTTTCCAAACTTGACCAATATCTTGAGATATTTTCATAGCATCAGATGAAGCACCAGAGAGCCCTCTCTTTGTGAACCCCACAGCATAAAGACCAGCTTTCCCTTTCCAACCATGAGGAAATGGCATCTTTGGGTATCCATTCTTGGAGAAGAATTCACCTTCCTGTAAACAACATAGCCAAAACATCATTAGTACACTAAAAAACTACTCATAATTGTTGTTGAAATTCAGATGATAAAAGAAGCTTCCAATTTCCAAAACAGAACATGTTCTCACCTGAAGCCAAGAAGGGACATTGCTGCGGTAACCAGTTGCAAGAACAACTGCATCAATGTCAAGCTTTTCACCATTAACAAGCTCAACCTCATGTTTATTAAACCTCTTGATTCCTGGCACAACGTTGATGTCACCGGATCTGATTTTCTCTAAGGCACCAATGTCTAAAACAGGGGTTTTTCCCATTGTGTTCTTCAGCTCCAATGGACCTTGTGATGGCCTTTTCAGCCCCAATCTATTTGTGTTACCCAGAACAAACCATGTTAGAATCAACAGAAGCTTGTCTACAAGCCAAAGGGGTAGCCATTGCAGCATCATAACCGCCAACTCAAACGTTGATTTCCCAAAGATTTCTCTTGGTAAAACATGAACCTGAAAACAGAGCAAAAACAGAGCAACCCAGTTAGATTTCATCCTAAATATTCCAAACACAGAGAAACCAAGTGTGTGAATGACTGAAATTGAACACTCACCGAGCTACGAACAACCATGGAAGGTGAAGCATGGTGGTTTGCGAGGTCAAGAGAAACCTCCATGCCGGAGTTTCCACACCCCACAACAAGAACTTTCTTTCCCCTGAAGCTTTCCCCTGACTTGTACTCAGCAGCATGCATAACATCTCCTTTGAATTCACCAAGGCCTTCGATCTCCGGCATCACACATTCAGCGTTTTCGCCGGTAGCCACCACGAGCCACCGGCAAATGTACTCAACCTCGGCGGTCTTCACCCTCCACAGGCCACTGGTCTCTTCGTACCTCGCAGACTGAACAGGGGAATTGAACTGAGGATTGATCTCAAATTTCTTTGCGTATGATTCAAGATATTCAATGAACTGTTTCTTTGTTGGATATTCAGGGAATTCTTCAGGGAATGGAAGCATAGGGAGTTGGCAGAATTGCTTTGGGAGATGAAGCTTTAGCCTGTCATAGGTGCGTCTTTGCCAGAGAGAAGCTATGCAATCTGCTCTTTCGAGAACCATGAAGGGTACCCCTTGTTCTCTAAGGCATGCTGCTGTGGCTAGCCCTGAAGGGCCTGCACCTACAATCACAGGGCCATTGACCCAAATGCAACGGCGTGAGAATAAATCCTCATGATCAACTAGGCGAAAAAAGTTCTCCATTTTGAATTTTGTGTGTGTTATGAGTGAAACAGAGTTGCTCTGTTTTTTGTGGGTTTGAAACAGAGAGATTGTTCTGTTTTTTGAAGAAGGTAGTAGAGagattttttgttgttggtgttgttgtgtgtttgattgattttggaagtggtttgaactttgaagaagGTTTGGTTATGGAAAATTGAGAATGTTGAGAGTGTTGGATTGAATGAGAATGAAGGAGGAGTTGAAGGGCTTAAATAGAGGAGAATTGGGCATGATAGGTGCATGTGAAGAAGTGGGGGAAGTTAATGCCCTTTCTTCTTCCCTCATTAAACTAATCATTAATTATGCTTGTACATTAAAATATCACATTGTTAActtgttatattttttaataattgaaCAATAAATAATTTGCATAGTTTAATGAACCTTTTCTTTCctctttatctttatttttaagAAATATAAGTGAAGTGGCAAAGTGACCTTCGAATTTTTACATGCAAATAATATCATTTTTGACTGTCAATCATGAGGCTGCTGTGACATTGACAATCCTTTGGTTATGTATGATTATTTTTGGTATGGGAATACTTTATAACACTATATTCTGTGAGATTATTTTATTAGATCTTACTTGTTAAAAAATTGCACAAGGATTAGCATATAATTCTGTGGGGATTGATTCTATCTTTGGGAAATTTTCTTCCATCATCACAATCACAACAGggcttccttttttttttttaatgtgagATTTAAATTTCAGTGTAAAAATTAATTAGGTAGCAAGTGTTAGTCATGAGAGACTTTTTCGGTGTCATATCGAATGAATGATTTAAAAGATAAGAAATTATTACTTACAACTTAAAATATAAGTAGAgtaaaagaaataataaataattattaaattaagaaACTAAAACGGACTCACTTGGAAAATTAAACATAAATCAAGTGGTATGGAAGAAATATTGTTtcactgatgaagaaggtataTGCATTTTCCATGCACAGAATACTCAAGGTTGACATCTTTACAAACCTGTAATAGTCAAAATAAGGATCTCCAGTGTGGAGGGGTCAACTTAACAAGTAAAATCTACAATCCCAAATGTCTGGTTTGTAAATCTTACAAGATTATTTTGGAAAGAGAGGGGGGTATATCTATAATAAAAAGCATAGTCAAACATTATTAATACAAGAGAGTTAGGAAGGAATGACGATGACATGTCATATCCTCATCTGATTCTTTTGGGTCCATATAAAGTGAAGGAAGctcattgaatcaagaaaatgATTAAACAATATAAAGCAGGACATACTGACACGTATAAAGGATTAACAGTGTTAGTTCAGTTAATACAGAATGggaatatttcatttaattttttatacacCTATAAATATCTATACAGTCTCTCTTAAATGAATTTATTTGAGTGTTTAAGTAAATATTTGTAAAAGTTTATGTAAATAGTTAATGGTCTACTCATAAATTATTTTGAtcttattttataaattattcatATTAGTTTATGAATAAGTGTTTTATACTTATTCATAacttaatttcaattttaataaatttttcaaattagcttatgaataagcgtttaTGCGATAAATACTTATAGCGATAAACGCTTAGTtgagttattttttttataaaccaaaatatttattagagtaaagtacactcacccccctcaagttttgttagaataacactccaccccattcttatctaaaatctacaccccaccccattttatatagaggcaaatttagtgacgaaaaatattcttcattaataattagttattatttaaattgttaatcaataatttcaaaaaatattttcaatataatccaataaatataaaaatgaaaacatcacagtcctcctcattctctcaatcgcgttcttcctccgtaaattcacaatgtaaattctgcaatagcacataTGACTGgttgacaaaccatatctcgaacatagtgaaacatgcttgtgttttcatatttggtaataattcaattttaatcaaaataatctatttatatctccaatttttaaaattggattgtagacccaaaaagcaacataaatgggtgaagaaaatagagaaacaaaattaagaaatatgaagtggatcggag
This is a stretch of genomic DNA from Lotus japonicus ecotype B-129 chromosome 1, LjGifu_v1.2. It encodes these proteins:
- the LOC130730465 gene encoding probable indole-3-pyruvate monooxygenase YUCCA9, coding for MENFFRLVDHEDLFSRRCIWVNGPVIVGAGPSGLATAACLREQGVPFMVLERADCIASLWQRRTYDRLKLHLPKQFCQLPMLPFPEEFPEYPTKKQFIEYLESYAKKFEINPQFNSPVQSARYEETSGLWRVKTAEVEYICRWLVVATGENAECVMPEIEGLGEFKGDVMHAAEYKSGESFRGKKVLVVGCGNSGMEVSLDLANHHASPSMVVRSSVHVLPREIFGKSTFELAVMMLQWLPLWLVDKLLLILTWFVLGNTNRLGLKRPSQGPLELKNTMGKTPVLDIGALEKIRSGDINVVPGIKRFNKHEVELVNGEKLDIDAVVLATGYRSNVPSWLQEGEFFSKNGYPKMPFPHGWKGKAGLYAVGFTKRGLSGASSDAMKISQDIGQVWKEETKQKKQNNNRAYHRRCISQF